One Triticum dicoccoides isolate Atlit2015 ecotype Zavitan chromosome 5B, WEW_v2.0, whole genome shotgun sequence genomic window carries:
- the LOC119310808 gene encoding tonoplast dicarboxylate transporter-like, which yields MDPRCSGHWESSSEDVTRSLLPLHDITADDGAHRSSCSPLVASLLANRYLSIAAGPLAAALICALVDLGPGHAAARNMLGVLAWVFIWWITDAVPLAVASMAPLFLFPVFGVSSADAVAKAYMDDVIALVLGSFILALAIEHYNIHRRLALNITSLFCGDQVKPALLLLGICGTTMFISMWIHNTPCTVMMMPVATGILQRLPGDAAAGADAREFRRFSKAVVLGVVYASAIGGMATLTGTGANIILVGMWSTYFPEEEPITFSSWMSFGLPMSLVLFAALWATLCLMYCSNNTGRALSAYLDRTHLRRELSLLGPMAFAEKMVLAVFGGLIVLWMTRSLTDDIPGWSVLFHGNVGDGTVTIMMATLLFIIPSGKSDGEKLMDWGKCRRLQWHIVLLLGAGFAIADGFKASGLTDILAGWLGFLRGAPALAVAPVACAFSGLLTEFTSDDATTTLVLPLLAELGRSIGVHPLLLMVPGAVGAQLSYLLPTGSPGNSVGFSTGYVTIKDMVVTGMPIKIVGVTALTVLLPTLGVAVFGMDQKV from the exons ATGGACCCGCGGTGCAGCGGCCACTGGGAGAGCTCGTCGGAGGACGTGACCAGGTCGCTACTGCCCCTGCACGACATTACGGCGGACGACGGCGCCCACCGCTCCTCCTGCTCGCCGCTCGTCGCGTCGCTGCTCGCCAACAGGTACCTGTCGATCGCGGCCGGCCCGCTGGCCGCCGCGCTGATCTGCGCGCTCGTCGACCTCGGCCCCGGGCACGCCGCGGCGCGCAACATGCTCGGCGTGCTGGCGTGGGTGTTCATCTGGTGGATCACCGACGCCGTGCCGCTCGCCGTCGCGTCCATGGCGCCGCTCTTCCTCTTCCCCGTCTTCGGCGTCTCCTCCGCCGACGCCGTCGCCAAGGCCTACATGGACGACGTCATCGCCCTCGTCCTCGGCAGCTTCATCCTCGCCCTCGCCATCGAGCACTACAACATCCACCGCCGCCTGGCCCTCAAC ATCACGTCGCTGTTCTGCGGGGACCAGGTGAAGCCGGCGCTGCTGTTGCTGGGGATCTGCGGCACGACCATGTTCATCAGCATGTGGATCCACAACACGCCGTGCACCGTCATGATGATGCCGGTGGCGACGGGGATCCTGCAGAGGCTCCCCGGCGACGCGGCCGCCGGCGCCGACGCGCGCGAGTTCAGGCGGTTCTCCAAGGCGGTGGTGCTCGGCGTCGTGTACGCGTCGGCGATCGGCGGGATGGCCACGCTCACCGGCACGGGCGCCAACATCATCCTGGTGGGGATGTGGTCCACCTACTTCCCGGAGGAGGAgcccatcaccttcagctcctggATGTCCTTCGGCCTCCCCATGTCGCTCGTGCTCTTCGCGGCGCTCTGGGCCACGCTCTGCCTCATGTACTGCTCCAACAACACCGGCAGGGCGCTCTCCGCTTACCTTGACCGCACCCATCTCAGGAGGGAGCTCAGCTTGCTTG GTCCAATGGCCTTTGCAGAGAAGATGGTTCTTGCCGTCTTTGGG GGCCTGATCGTCCTGTGGATGACGAGGAGCCTGACGGACGACATCCCTGGGTGGTCGGTTCTCTTCCACGGCAATGTCGGGGATGGAACAGTCACC ATCATGATGGCGACGCTGCTCTTCATAATCCCGAGCGGCAAGAGCGACGGCGAGAAGCTCATGGACTGGGGCAAGTGCCGGAGACTGCAGTGGcacatcgtcctcctcctcggcgccgGCTTCGCCATCGCCGACGGGTTCAAGGCGAGCGGCCTGACGGACATCCTCGCCGGGTGGCTGGGCTTCCTGCGGGGCGCGCCGGCGCTGGCCGTCGCGCCCGTGGCGTGCGCCTTCAGCGGCCTCCTCACGGAGTTCACCTCCGACGATGCCACCACCACGCTGGTGCTGCCGCTGCTGGCGGAGCTGGGCAGGAGCATCGGCGTGCACCCGCTGCTGCTCATGGTGCCCGGCGCCGTCGGCGCGCAGCTCTCCTACCTGCTGCCCACCGGGTCGCCCGGCAACTCCGTCGGGTTCAGCACCGGCTACGTCACCATCAAGGACATGGTGGTCACCGGCATGCCCATCAAAATCGTCGGCGTCACGGCTCTCACCGTCCTGCTGCCAACGCTAG GTGTTGCTGTTTTTGGTATGGATCAGAAGGTATAG